AGGATTCCCGGCGCGTTCCGGCTACCGCTGGACCACGTCGTCGATCCCGCGGGAACGGTTCTCGAGGCACGACTGCGGCGCGCGATCGAACGATCGGGCCTGTCGATCCCGGACCGGCTGATCGTGCTCGGATCGGACGCGCGGGAGGGTGCCGCCGGCTGGTTCCTCCTGCATCGCGTCGCCGGAATCGAAAGGGTGGCTCTCTTCCCGGGCGGCGTGCCGCGGTGGCGGCGCTACCCGTCGCTGCCTCTCGAACCATCCCCGCCGGAGGGGAAAGAGGAGGCGGGACGAGGGGCCGCGGATCCCCGCCCCCGCGAGCGGGGCGGCACCGGCAATCAGAGCGAGGAGGGATCATGAGCGGAATGCGGGTGCGCTTCGCCCCGAGCCCGACCGGCGAACTGCACGTGGGAGGCGCCCGAACGGCGCTGTTCAACTACCTGCTCGCCCGGCGCCGGAGCGGGACCTTCGTCCTGCGGATCGAGGACACCGACCGCGAGCGCTCGTCGGAGGAGCATGTCGAGGCGATCCTCGAGGCGCTCCGGTGGCTGGGTCTGTCCTGGGACGAAGGGCCCTTCTTCCAGTCCGCGGGCGTCGAGCGGCACCGGGCCGACGCGCGGCGCCTGCTCGACTCCGGCCATGCCTACCGCTGCTTCTGCTCGGAGGAGGAGATCGCGTCGCGCCGGCGCGCGGCCGGAGGCGGGCGGGAGGCCTTCATGTACGACCGCGCCTGCGCCGCGCTCGATCCAGCAGAGTCGGCTCGCCGGGCGGAAGCGGGGGAACCGCATTGCATCCGGTTCCGCGTTCCTCCGGGCGAGACGCGCTACACCGATCTCGTCCACGGCGAGGTCCGCGTCGACCACGCCGAGATCGAGGACTTCGTGCTGCTCCGGAGCGACGGGTCGCCGACCTACAACCTCTCCGTCGTCTCGGACGACGCCGCGATGCGCATCACCGACGTGATCCGCGGCGACGACCACGTGGCGAACACGCCCAAGCAGATCCTGCTCTACCAGGCGCTCGGCTTCCCCCTCCCCCGCTTCGGCCACCTTCCCCTGATCCTCGGCCCCGACCGGAAGCGGCTCAGCAAGCGGCACGCGGCCACCTCGGTGCTCGCCTACCGGGACGAGGGCATCCTCCCCGAGGCGATGGTCAACTTCCTCGCCCTCCTCGGATGGTCCCCCGGAGGCGACCGCGAGCTGATGAGCCTGGAGGAGATGATCCAGGCCTTCTCGCTCGACGCGGTGGGCCGCTCCGGGGCGGTTTTCGACCGGGAAAAGCTGCTGTGGATGAACGGCCAGTACATCGCGCGCGCGGCGCCGGAACGCCTGCTCGAGCTGCTCGCGCCGCGGCTGCGGGTGCCGGAGGGATGGTCGCGCGCGGATCTGCTCCGCGTCGTCGAGCTGGCGAAGGCGCGGCCCCGGACGATCCCGGACCTGGCCGATGCGGTCCGGCGCTACCTCGAAGACGAGGTGGACTACGACCCGGCGGCGGTGAAGAAGCACCTGAAGGGAGACGATCTCGCGGACCGCGTCGCGGGGCTGCGCGCGGCGCTGGAAGCGTCGACCGAGTGGACGCCGGAGGCTCTGGAGGCCGCTCTCCGGACCGAGGCCGAGCGGCAGGGCGTCTCGGCCGCCAAGTTGATCCATCCCGCGCGGGTGGCGGTGCTGGGGGTGGGGGTCAGCCCGGGCATCTTCGACGTGCTGGCGGCGGTGGGACGCGACCGGGTCCTGCGCCGCCTGGCCCGCCTCGAGCGGTGGGCCCGGGAGCGGGGCCCGGGGGCAGCGGCATCCGGGCCTGCGCGGACTTGACGGCGCTGGCGGCCGTCTTTACCCTTTCGCCTCGCGCACTCCGCTGGGGAGTCGTCCAATGGCAGGACATGCGGCTCTGGACCGCAGAATCGGGGTTCGAATCCCTGCTCCCCAGCCAGTCTCCGGCACGGCCTCCGAGAGCTGAGATCCCCGGCGCGCCGGCCCGTGTCCGCGCGCCGGCCCGTCGCTGGGGAGTCGTCCAATGGTAGGACACCAGACTTTGGATCTGGTTATCGGGGTTCGAATCCCTGCTCCCCAGCCAGCCCGAGACGTCCCGCCGGGCGCTGCCGGTCAGAACCGGTCGAGCACCTTCTGGAGCGGAAGGAACCGGACCTGCCAGTCGGCCGAGAGCGACCCGTAGGTCACCGTCGCCACGGCGTCGGCGCCGTGCAGATCCGTCCAGCGCTCGAGCCACTGCACCTGGTACTTCGTGTTCGGCGTCACCTCGAACACGACCCGCAGGTTCTCGTCGATGTAGCCCTTGTACACGCCGGCGATCGGCATCCGGCTCACCGTACCGTCGACCCCCCGCAGCTCGATGGAGAGGTTGGAGTCCTCCAGGATCAGCCGATAGACCTGCCGCCCGCGCCAGCTCGAGCGCGTCAGCCGCGCGAGCTCGTCGAACAGCGACTGCTTGTCGGACCAGAAGCCGCTGCCGCACTCCCCGATGCGCGACTCCATCGAGAGAAGGACGCAGAACGACCGGTAGCCGGGGCAGTTCACGTCGGCGACGCCGTCGAACGGGTCGTCGTGAGGGCTGGGATCGCCGCTCTGCCCGGTCGGCGAGATCGGATAGCGGTCGGGCAGGTCGGGGTTCCACGACGACCAGACCGCGCAGTTGACCTTCCGGGCCGGATCGCAATAGGTCTGGTCGAGGAAG
Above is a window of Acidobacteriota bacterium DNA encoding:
- a CDS encoding glutamate--tRNA ligase, translating into MSGMRVRFAPSPTGELHVGGARTALFNYLLARRRSGTFVLRIEDTDRERSSEEHVEAILEALRWLGLSWDEGPFFQSAGVERHRADARRLLDSGHAYRCFCSEEEIASRRRAAGGGREAFMYDRACAALDPAESARRAEAGEPHCIRFRVPPGETRYTDLVHGEVRVDHAEIEDFVLLRSDGSPTYNLSVVSDDAAMRITDVIRGDDHVANTPKQILLYQALGFPLPRFGHLPLILGPDRKRLSKRHAATSVLAYRDEGILPEAMVNFLALLGWSPGGDRELMSLEEMIQAFSLDAVGRSGAVFDREKLLWMNGQYIARAAPERLLELLAPRLRVPEGWSRADLLRVVELAKARPRTIPDLADAVRRYLEDEVDYDPAAVKKHLKGDDLADRVAGLRAALEASTEWTPEALEAALRTEAERQGVSAAKLIHPARVAVLGVGVSPGIFDVLAAVGRDRVLRRLARLERWARERGPGAAASGPART